A window of the Zeugodacus cucurbitae isolate PBARC_wt_2022May chromosome 2, idZeuCucr1.2, whole genome shotgun sequence genome harbors these coding sequences:
- the LOC105213090 gene encoding protein unc-79 homolog isoform X1 yields the protein MSDTFKNQLVNMGTRAAAFQAKLRCLHDSHVRLLQNTQPTPSGVDIANNIKYFSQTLLTVLKDVRTSPHELIRDPSEDPTRMSAYPNLEYGNLYNALTMLIDVAPCIQYGQIVFGKALLQCLCCILPFLDKDLIDNLPYLVSSTMSVLPPALHQDIVNALCYYILPFTITRRSADEQECQACQAVSSVIMMVLQYSHNPAHHCQLLECLMTLKHNVVKDILCVIAYGTSMSRSSAAKLLFYYWPAFDPNLFDRKVLLSKLTNDMVPFVCQCEQCPNAGNAEAAKVCFDHSISISYAPDCPPPLYLCIECANEIHRKHANLEFGDILHPMQQVSMVCENKNCRSTEKAAFSICFSTECASYNGNHPIRYCSLCHSNRHNSRRGGDHVVHRSLQIIWQMDPEIQMHMVESVISLLREAKPLNFEPGKDSSDPKKNGGNGTPDTITLEERQMLGRYGIWLLVGRCTPTPEMPVEVLGRILSMLFHWFHVTACSFDVASQIESTIEKLKVEHVCNWLKEICRIHYNVFISCLLPHPPEYARVGGHWETLASRTSHLKEGLQRLICLVPYEVITSEIWDYVMPHWMEAITNDVGEKELNELKIVLSKILDPEMSPLGFDAKTMYNFVAIRFEKTTAKVQQQALHWLQILTKLGILIPLLQLFAMFGDGVRIMKYGVQHELMREKEGQVKGPKTPMKETKNELGNPPRRSSISPVVEDDSGNTSAISDDEAPTNRHTEFSTDAEHNLTCCILMLDILLKQMELQDIEQHMGIHTSVCENVSRLIKCMVTAARVGLSSHVCSLKVAECAYCEASIMWHQLATKLVQFMAPLNPVRPPDIPIEDIIEEEKSSRKSPPESDKEKSRDRDVSLSMAPLPIPLGPLGGFADILKLDQFFSDDGKIIIMAGPVPVAVPQPEPHSVGGVLVHMPHVCSNNDNGHSVDSIELRKVHATDEIMTATVETVSEQLDLASILPADRAIARSITLSDADVGSANVSVTRASILGENGGANGSTGGGVGENGSVSDDEEDEEEGEDFWHTSVGKFKFTLEQLPQTLQYIHQLLTEIPTIKKPEILYYVLQCLNVMALHGDALAKAAREHRGFFIWCQENLLIKNLWGLCNAEHSHICQASVPLLLHCITLPLGSDVFWRVVQEAFHDTDWRIRFTAVERVTVITRFMDSTPLRTEVGLQTALATAFCHLIASMDDINVYVAQRATLYIGTIHDTAIRSLLFCLESQFDLFIVDRPVVLQSVYQLHNSLSDRKILTWEFFLNRFDTLFVEAQINLEKCGDISYLRDLRNSENGSEALSSKILKAREALSQSDTSGSMAKTLSASFGTKWPYKRTMSAPASMIPRQDSKFMPEKEKIYSRQISAPILKRKTSRFGLGQFLGSGGNQANISSHSYATTNHPPTQHPRSSHAHSHPHAHPHTTQPTTSSKHHGFTATAATQSCPIHNPTTSATHSNFFFSSNSPSTSTNTFAAHFAHFTGSSALPPTSQPQSVATVSTLASSASHSQSHQYLVHCVAPTPSQTFTAHSPLPTLREAEPPQTSLQALSTQKTSLPPHQPHYTSYHSHFQKHPSAPNLLPPPSATAMLSPSPTTAHNPLLHCTCGGAAGGVGVNIGAGISGSGGAAVNARTSASAHQDGHIHSLGGINDDNLIGLLSRITELEESDRETIHLLVFLLMQFMSRTDQAFPSEDKPVSKTQNIVLKHLFLLLGHNQIDKTFHTTPENLRVSAVFNAFLANLPQVLDQNHLIGGLILPSVMQIILYAPNPSNTAADCYQNLVFNYSLWYLEQYPRRNWMLTILVVLYKYSYTQPPYSAYVISAMRMVMNSLRNHFHQCRRIPTTTILDIQGTSRSRDVSQPSLGTDPDEKDPSPPASPMFPSEATSAASKSKGQNVAFTPKLQHAFRKYNDSSLEADETESELVAIPESDLSDSTLHGSSAPGSFDDNVHFEETSLTKGDMQRARAVRAIEYEDKTSKAHHKSLITTKTGDTYTTKIRPTGGQEAVSTTVVTTQARHSLQEGVRMIVTPLVGTDAAAETAIVSPPVDVHRAITVRNKSLENAAASTSKMFAAIATNHLKALGALQDIQAKSSDSNSKSVTSNNSNRSTNSSTENSGKCQQQLTPTTSQHVQSPQQQPPHYQPASSKKPIGRHKTIVECSAGTSSSSTGTDDSRLSANHKKPTGKSLKRSDKAYGSPDSPLSKMSVMPNPVDEVDTTKLPPPKSIAALEIPTPERLLPIGTHESVGGLIDRLRDGLNLPDISHLKQDSLDVSDSTKDDITPSSRTTSPRRLIKQVALESPPNASCAGQQDLHSSILKSVTQEVKTTTNATAAVSTNGVHTTNKPEAPKRPRQKLAPFNMDASAMPDIRSRFAGAWPPLPYQPPEELDDDMDDCNENGNGHSGAAAQPDRVSTRRVGDYTICDRCTDCGALIEEYTDEDIGILIVILGTFIHREPAMAAPFLPEILTITSRICLTSTHSWQGENGPALVCSAQAVSLQFIRCVLHQLAPNGIFVQVFQTQVKMKVRHNSFRSIARALQDFQELNATHPIYMVCESLQSKKSLPIEQLPVIFRNMAEYLHCVPTELTTGPGVWQQAMQAMESLLRQVIVLLPNLTNPEHLLDIMVATLKLNIVPKTLLDPYSKIIGFCVQNTNLEYNSLYELCTLNMRSFSKDRDKMLLCRQMIFEFVQALKFKTNIPDNNLLMIIGFVLHDAGGTLPPGTLAGLPETAPLLTTNAADCMRQYVNDVIDFLADFHTLSKIKNFKNGQIQNGLGEDTLGGILKGAVAQYLALEMSRGNTRDNKSSSRYLPWLNNAPSSLQQGPKEFTECVGHMRLLSWLLLGSLTHLALTQRRNERHAIPIPPQQVPPTVPPASVHYQHHHQQPSGMAPFAMPVSQESSCHIADHIQVIFAGFAEQSKTSVLHMSSLFHAFTLCQLWTVYLEHVARSSSNAEGNTMGVLFEFWAKVTPCILQLVSHARPPKDSTGSGVGGGGIADFMQNPNAKSPNAKLSEMVNLHFLSLLEALKETNSTILGKLLPLWSPVLSSQTQLSKTLHVRLQNVRDNAPDYEEQQTHPSDALLKWLQRLQFKMGQIELQASTATQFYSI from the exons ATGTCTGATACCTTCAAAAATCAGCTTGTCAATATGGGCACTCGCGCAGCTGCTT TCCAAGCAAAATTGCGATGTCTCCATGATTCGCATGTACGCCTGCTACAAAATACCCAACCCACGCCCTCTGGCGTCGATATTGCTAACAATATCAAATACTTTTCACAAACCCTACTAA CTGTCCTCAAAGATGTACGTACCTCGCCACACGAACTTATACGCGACCCCTCCGAGGATCCCACACGCATGTCAGCCTACCCAAATCTCGAATACGGTAACCTCTATAATGCCCTAACAATGCTAATTGATGTGGCACCGTGCATACAATATGGACAAATCG TGTTTGGAAAGGCTCTGTTGCAGTGTCTTTGCTGCATACTACCTTTTCTAGATAAGGATTTAATTGATAATTTACCCTATCTGGTCAGCTCTACTATGTCTGTACTACCACCAGCTCTACACCAAGATATCGTTAATGCACTCTGCTATTATATTCTACCATTTACTATAA CCCGACGCAGCGCAGATGAACAAGAATGTCAGGCATGTCAGGCAGTCTCTTCGGTCATTATGATGGTTCTTCAATATTCTCATAATCCCG CACACCACTGTCAACTACTAGAATGTCTGATGACACTTAAACACAATGTTGTCAAGGATATACTTTGCGTTATCGCCTACGGCACCTCTATGTCACGCTCCTCGGCAGCCAAACTGCTATTCTATTATTGGCCTGCTTTCGATCCGAACCTCTTCGATCGAAAAGTATTGTTGTCGAAATTAACAA ATGACATGGTGCCCTTTGTGTGTCAATGCGAACAATGCCCCAATGCAGGCAATGCTGAGGCGGCCAAAGTTTGCTTTGATCACAGCATTAGCATTAGTTATGCTCCCGACTGTCCGCCCCCGCTTTATCTTTGTATCGAATGCGCCAATGAGATTCATCGCAAGCATGCCAATCTCGAGTTCGGTGATATTCTCCATCCCATGCAGCAAGTCTCTATGGTATGTGAGAATAAGAATTGCCGTTCGACTGAAAAGGCAGCCTTCTCGATCTGTTTCTCTACTGAGTGTGCTAGCTACAATGGAAACCATCCGATACGTTACTGCTCGCTGTGTCACAGTAATCGACACAACTCGCGACGTGGTGGCGATCATGTGGTACATCGTAGTCTTCAAATAATTTGGCAAATGGATCCAGAGATACAGATGCATATGGTAGAGTCTGTAATTAGTTTGTTACGCGAAGCTAAACCGCTAAATTTTGAGCCCGGCAAGGATAGTTCTGATCCGAAAAAGAACGGTGGCAATGGCACACCGGATACCATAACGCTAGAGGAGCGCCAGATGTTGGGACGCTATGGCATCTGGTTGTTGGTGGGTCGGTGCACACCGACACCCGAAATGCCAGTCGAGGTGTTGGGGCGTATATTAAGTATGCTCTTCCATTGGTTCCACGTAACGGCGTGCTCATTTGACG TAGCCAGCCAAATTGAGAGCACCATCGAGAAGCTTAAGGTGGAGCATGTCTGCAATTGGCTAAAGGAGATATGCCGCATCCATTACAAT GTTTTTATCTCTTGCTTGTTACCACATCCTCCAGAATATGCGCGTGTGGGCGGACACTGGGAGACGTTAGCTTCGCGTACCAGTCACCTGAAAGAAGGTCTGCAACGTCTCATATGCTTAGTACCCTATGAGGTCATTACTTCCGAAATTTGGGACTATGTTATGCCACACTGGATGGAGGCTATCACAAACGATGTGGGCGAAAAGGAGTTGAACGAACTAAAAATTGTACTCAGCAAAATACTCGATCCGGAAATGTCGCCACTCGGCTTCGATGCTAAAACTATGTACAACTTTGTGGCCATACGTTTCGAAAAGACCACAGCAAAAGTGCAACAGCAAGCTTTACATTGGTTACAGATACTTACCAAGCTGGGAATTCTCATACCACTGCTACAGTTATTCGCCATGTTCGGCGATGGTGTGCGTATTATGAAATATGGCGTGCAACATGAACTCATGCGTGAGAAAGAAGGACAGGTAAAGGGACCAAAAACCCCCATGAAAGAGACGAAAAATGAATTAGGCAATCCACCACGTCGCAGCTCGATTT CTCCAGTAGTTGAGGACGACTCCGGCAATACATCCGCCATTTCGGACGACGAGGCTCCAACCAATCGTCACACTGAATTTTCTACAGATGCCGAGCACAATCTCACTTGTTGCATTCTCATGTTGGATATCTTGTTGAAGCAAATGGAGCTGCAGGACATTGAACAGCACATGGGCATACACACCAGCGTATGTGAGAATGTATCACGCTTGATCAAGTGCATGGTCACTGCGGCGCGTGTGGGCTTGAGCAGTCATGTATGCTCACTTAAG GTGGCTGAGTGTGCTTATTGTGAGGCATCCATTATGTGGCATCAGTTGGCGACTAAGCTGGTACAATTTATGGCACCACTGAATCCCGTTCGCCCACCAGAT ATTCCAATCGAAGATATCATCGAAGAGGAAAAATCCTCACGTAAAAGTCCACCGGAAAGTGACAAGGAGAAATCACGTGATCGCGATGTATCGCTCTCAATGGCACCACTACCCATACCTTTGGGTCCACTAGGCGGTTTTGCAG ACATCTTAAAGCTAGATCAATTCTTTTCAGACGATGGGAAGATTATAATTATGGCAG GACCGGTGCCAGTAGCAGTACCACAGCCGGAACCACACTCCGTAGGCGGTGTACTCGTTCATATGCCACACGTTTGTTCC AATAACGATAATGGGCATTCAGTTGATAGTATTGAATTGAGAAAAGTTCACGCCACAGACGAG ATCATGACCGCAACAGTGGAAACAGTTTCCGAACAATTGGACTTAGCTTCCATCTTGCCGGCGGATAGAGCTATAGCTCGCTCTATAACGCTCTCCGATGCGGATGTTG GTAGTGCCAATGTGAGCGTAACGAGAGCCTCCATACTTGGCGAAAATGGTGGCGCAAATGGTAGTACTGGTGGTGGTGTAGGCGAAAATGGCAGCGTATCCGATGATGAGGAGGACGAAGAAGAGGGTGAAGATTTTTGGCACACTTCTGtcggtaaatttaaatttacattggAACAACTGCCACAAACACTACAGTATATACACCAACTATTAACT GAAATCCCCACTATAAAGAAACCAGAAATTCTATACTATGTTTTACAATGTCTCAATGTAATGGCACTTCATGGCGACGCTCTGGCCAAAGCAGCACGAGAACATCGCGGCTTTTTCatatggtgtcaagaaaatctGCTGATTAAAAA TCTTTGGGGACTTTGTAACGCCGAGCATTCACACATTTGTCAGGCAAGCGTACCGCTACTTCTGCATTGTATCACACTTCCGCTGGGCTCGGATGTATTTTGGCGTGTCGTGCAGGAGGCATTTCATGACACCGATTGGCGCATACGATTCACTGCAGTTGAGCGAGTTACCGTAATTACCCGTTTCATGGACTCGACCCCCTTGCGCACCGAAGTCGGACTGCAGACGGCGCTCGCTACGGCATTTTGTCATCTGATCGCCAGCATGGACGACATCAATGTGTATGTGGCGCAGCGGGCGACCCTCTATATTGGCACCATACATGATACGGCAATTCGGTCACTCCTCTTTTGCTTAGAATCACAATTCGATTTGTTTATCGTGGACCGACCGGTGGTGCTGCAATCCGTCTATCAGTTACACAACTCTCTTTCGGATCGTAAAATTCTCACCTGGGAGTTCTTCCTGAATCGCTTCGACACGCTCTTTGTGGAGGCGCAAATTAATTTGGAGAAATGTGGTGATATTTCATATTTGCGTGATTTGCGTAATTCCGAGAATGGTAGTGAGGCGTTATCGTCTAAGATATTGAAAGCGCGTGAGGCGTTGAGTCAGTCAGACACCAGCGGTAGCATGGCAAAAACGCTAAGCGCCTCGTTTGGCACAAAATGGCCGTACAAGCGCACTATGTCCGCACCAGCAAGCATGATACCGCGTCAGGACTCTAAATTTA TGCCCGAGAAGGAGAAGATTTATAGCCGCCAAATATCGGCGCCCATACTCAAGCGGAAGACATCACGTTTCGGTTTGGGTCAGTTTTTAGGCTCTGGTGGCAACCAAGCTAATATTTCTAGTCATAGTTATGCAACCACTAACCATCCACCCACACAACATCCCCGTTCCAGTCACGCCCACTCCCATCCACATGCCCACCCACATACCACACAACCCACAACATCCTCGAAACATCATGGCTTCACAGCTACTGCTGCCACACAATCATGTCCCATACATAATCCCACCACATCCGCAACGCATAGTAATTTCTTCTTCTCATCCAATTCACCATCCACATCCACCAACACTTTTGCTGCGCATTTTGCGCATTTCACCGGTAGTAGTGCACTTCCACCAACATCACAACCACAATCTGTAGCTACAGTATCAACGTTAGCTTCCTCTGCATCTCATAGTCAGAGCCATCAGTATTTAGTGCATTGCGTAGCGCCCACACCTAGTCAAACGTTCACAGCACATAGTCCATTGCCGACGTTGCGGGAAGCAGAGCCGCCGCAAACGAGCCTACAAGCGTTGTCAACACAAAAGACGTCACTACCACCACACCAGCCGCATTACACCTCCTATCATTCACACTTTCAAAAGCATCCGTCCGCACCGAATCTGTTGCCACCGCCATCAGCAACAGCGATGCTCAGTCCCAGTCCGACAACGGCCCACAATCCGTTGCTCCACTGCACTTGTGGAGGTGCTGCGGGCGGTGTTGGTGTTAATATTGGTGCTGGTATTAGTGGTAGTGGCGGCGCCGCCGTAAATGCGCGTACTTCGGCATCGGCTCACCAAG ATGGACACATTCACTCGCTAGGCGGCATTAATGACGACAACCTTATTGGACTGCTAAGCCGCATTACTGAGCTGGAGGAGTCCGATCGTGAAACAATACATTTACTCGTGTTCTTGCTAATGCAGTTCATGTCACGCACCGATCAGGCGTTCCCCTCGGAAGACAAACCGGTATCCAAGACACAGAATATTGTGCTCAAGCATTTATTTCTGCTTTTGGGTCACAATCAGATTGACAAAACTTTCCACACAACCCCAGAGAATCTGCG TGTATCGGCGGTCTTCAATGCATTCCTCGCCAATCTACCCCAAGTTTTGGATCAAAACCATTTGATCGGCGGTTTAATATTACCTTCGGTAATGCAGATCATATTGTACGCACCAAATCCCAGCAATACGGCTGCCGATTGCTATCAAAATCTAGTCTTCAACTATTCACTTTGGTATTTGGAGCAATATCCACGTCGCAATTGGATGTTAACTATCCTGGTGGTGCTCTATAAGTATTCATATACCCAACCACCGTACAGCGCGTATGTAATTTCGGCGATGCGCATGGTCATGAACAGTCTGCGCAACCATTTCCATCAATGCCGCCGCATACCGACCACCACCATATTGGATATACAGGGTACATCACGTTCACGCGATGTCAGTCAACCCTCATTGGGCACAGATCCCGATGAGAAAGATCCCAGTCCACCGGCTAGTCCAATGTTTCCGTCGGAAGCTACTAGCGCCGCGTCAAAGAGTAAAGGCCAGAATGTCGCTTTTACACCAAAACTACAACACGCATTTCGTAAATATAATGACTCCAGCCTGGAAGCGGATGAAACGGAATCTGAACTAGTGGCAATACCCGAAAGTGATTTGTCTGACAGCACTTTGCATGGCAGCAGTGCACCG GGTTCTTTTGACGATAACGTACACTTTGAGGAAACCTCACTCACAAAGGGCGATATGCAAAGAGCACGGGCAGTGCGGGCGATCGAGTATGAAGAT AAAACATCAAAGGCACACCACAAGTCGTTGATTACAACCAAAACTGGTGACACCTACACCACGAAAATTCGCCCCACCGGCGGTCAGGAAGCTGTTAGTACCACTGTTGTTACCACACAAGCGCGTCATAGTCTTCAAGAAGGTGTGCGCATGATCGTTACCCCCCTCGTTGGTACTGATGCGGCAGCCGAGACCGCTATTGTCAGTCCACCAGTTGATGTGCACCGCGCTATCACAGTACGTAATAAATCTTTGGAGAATGCTGCCGCGTCAACATCGAAGATGTTCGCTGCAATCGCCACGAACCATCTTAAAGCTTTGGGTGCTCTTCAAGATATACAAGCCAAATCTAGCGATAGTAACTCTAAATCAGTGACATCCAATAATAGCAATCGCTCTACTAATAGCAGCACTGAGAACTCGGGCAAGtgtcaacaacaactaacaccAACTACTTCCCAGCACGTACAAAGCCCACAACAGCAGCCGCCACATTATCAACCTGCTTCTTCAAAAAAACCCATTGGCCGGCACAAGACGATTGTCGAATGTAGTGCTGGCACTTCATCCTCATCTACCGGCACGGATGACTCACGACTTAGCGCCAACCACAAAAAACCAACAGGCAAGTCGCTAAAACGTTCAGACAAAGCGTACGGCTCCCCCGATTCACCGCTTTCTAAGATGAGCGTTATGCCCAATCCAGTCGATGAAGTAGACACTACAAAGTTACCCCCACCAAAAAGTATAGCCGCTCTCGAAATACCCACGCCAGAACGTTTACTACCGATTGGCACGCATGAGTCGGTTGGTGGCTTAATCGATCGTTTGCGCGACGGGCTCAACTTACCGGATATAAGCCATTTGAAACAAGATAGTCTCGATGTCTCAGACAGCACTAAAGATGACATAACACCCAGCAGTCGTACTACATCACCGCGACGTCTCATTAAGCAAGTAGCATTGGAATCGCCACCGAATGCGAGCTGTGCCGGTCAACAAGATCTACATTCTTCCATATTAAAAAGCGTTACTCAGGAGgtgaaaacaacaaccaatGCTACAGCTGCTGTAAGCACAAATGGTGTgcatacaacaaacaaaccaGAAGCTCCTAAACGCCCACGTCAGAAATTAGCGCCCTTTAATATGGACGCCAGTGCCATGCCGGATATACGTTCACGTTTCGCTGGTGCATGGCCACCGCTTCCATATCAGCCACCTGAGGAGCTAGATGACGATATGGATGATTGCAATGAGAACGGCAATGGTCATAGTGGTGCGGCAGCGCAGCCGGATCGCGTG AGTACTCGACGCGTTGGTGATTATACGATTTGTGATCGTTGCACGGATTGTGGCGCACTCATCGAAGAGTATACCGACGAAGATATTGGTATCTTGATAGTCATATTAGGAACTTTCATTCATCGCGAGCCAGCAATGGCTGCGCCATTTCTACCAGAAATACTGACTATAACCTCAAG AATCTGTTTGACTTCTACGCACTCCTGGCAGGGCGAGAATGGACCGGCTTTGGTTTGTAGCGCTCAGGCTGTGTCACTGCAGTTCATACGCTGCGTACTGCATCAGTTGGCCCCCAATGGCATCTTTGTGCAAGTTTTCCAAACTCAAGTGAAGA TGAAAGTGCGTCACAACTCGTTCCGAAGTATTGCGCGCGCTCTACAGGACTTTCAAGAGCTCAATGCCACACATCCGATTTATATGGTGTGCGAATCACTACAATCGAAGAAATCGCTGCCGATAGAGCAATTGCCGGTGATCTTTCGCAACATGGCCGAGTATTTGCATTGCGTGCCGACGGAACTGACCACCGGTCCTGGCGTTTGGCAGCAGGCTATGCAAGCTATGGAATCGCTACTTCGACAAGTGATAGTTTTGCTACCAAATCTGACCAATCCGGAGCATCTACTCGACATAATGGTAGCCACTTTGAAGCTTAACATTGTGCCAAAGACCCTACTTGATCCCTACTCCAAGATAATTGGATTTTGCGTGCAGAATACGAATTTAGAGTACAACTCTTTGTATGAACTGTGCACCCTCAATATGCGTTCGTTTTCCAAGGACCGCGACAAGATGCTGCTCTGTCGTCAAATGATTTTCGAGTTCGTGCAGGCATTGAAGTTTAAAACTAATATACCCGATAACAACTTGTTGATGATAATCGGCTTTGTGTTGCATGATGCTGGTGGCACGCTGCCGCCGGGGACTCTAGCGGGCTTGCCGGAGACGGCGCCTCTCTTGACTACCAATGCAGCGGACTGTATGCGTCAGTATGTCAATGATGTTATAGATTTTCTAGCCGACTTTCACACACTGAGTAAAATAAAG AACTTCAAAAATGGACAGATACAGAATGGACTTGGCGAAGACACTTTAGGTGGCATATTAAAGGGCGCTGTGGCACAATACCTTGCGTTGGAAATGTCACGCGGCAACACACGGGACAATAAAAGCAGTTCGCGTTACTTACCCTGGTTGAATAATGCACCCTCGTCACTACAGCAAGG ACCCAAAGAATTCACGGAATGCGTGGGCCACATGCGTCTACTCTCGTGGCTGTTACTCGGCTCACTTACACACCTGGCGTTAACACAGCGTCGCAATGAACGTCACGCCATACCAATACCGCCACAGCAGGTACCACCAACCGTACCACCAGCATCAGTGCATTACCAACACCATCATCAACAGCCCAGCGGCATGGCACCATTTGCTATGCCCGTCTCACAGGAGTCATCATGTCACATTGCCGATCACATCCAAGTTATTTTTGCAGGTTTCGCCGAGCAATCGAAGACGTCCGTCTTGCATATGTCATCACTATTTCATGCCTTCACTCTGTGCCAACTTTGGACTGTGTATTTGGAACACGTCGCCCGCTCATCCAGCAATGCTGAAGGCAATACCATGGGTGTACTTTTCGAGTTTTGGGCCAAAGTGACGCCGTGCATTTTGCAATTGGTTTCGCATGCGCGTCCACCAAAAGATAGTACCGGTAGTGgcgttggtggtggtggcatcGCCGATTTTATGCAAAACCCAAATGCAAAG AGTCCCAATGCGAAG CTCTCCGAAATGGTGAATCTCCATTTTCTCAGTCTTCTCGAAGCACTCAAAGAGACTAATTCGACAATTTTAGGAAAACTTT